Part of the Plectropomus leopardus isolate mb chromosome 7, YSFRI_Pleo_2.0, whole genome shotgun sequence genome, ATGATAAATGAAAATTGAAGTATTAAAAAATTACCGTTATTAATTTCCATCTAATTTTATCACAATTGGCCCCTGGAGAACGACTAAGAGCCGCATGCAGTTTCAATACATCAAGTTGCCTTTTTCTGCCAAAACATTGTAATTTTGACCCAGTATTAGACACAACAAGTTTTACCGTAAAACTGCCACAAATGTACCATTGAAAACACTAGAGtacaatataattttaaatatatataaccATACTGTCATATATTTTGTTGCAAATGAAAAACCCAACATTAATATAAACAATAACACTAATGCTGGATCAAAACAACtcaatgtttttgattttattggtGATTCAGGTGGTGGTGGGTAAAGTTAACCCAATGTTTTGTCTGTGCTGTAGTGACCAAATCACTGATGATTTTTGGTGTACAAATACAGATTTAACGAGATGCTGCATCTTAAACtgttgcattatttattttttcttgcaagGTTTTGGATTCTGTAACATCAGCAATCTGAGTTTTAagcttattttttctgttacattcATTGTGATTTGATAACTGCGCTCCTGATACTCCACATGCACGGGTGTCAAAATCCTCATGGCCCGTCTAAAAAAAGGAGGGTTTTAGCAGGCGGCctgataaaaatgtgaaaacggCTCTTGTCTTCGTATAATGTGGTAAAGAGTGGAGATTTGTGCGTTTGGTGCTGAAAGCAGCCGAGACATCCAGCTGACAGATATTTGAAAGCGGCCTAATTTCTTTCAGATTCATGATGAGCTGAGTAGCATTAGATCGTAGATGTGCAAACAGCAGAATGGGAGAATTAGACAGTCGCTGCTGTCAGCCATTATTCGGCGTGGTAAGAACTGACAGCGTTACGATTCTAACATCCATTAGAGCAATTAGCAGCGCCACACAGGTGCCCTGCATTTCAGTCTGTGAGACCTTTTATTAAAAGCCTCCAAATATTCTTAATTATCACACCCTTTCCAAAGAAAAATCTGTACACCAAATGTTATATAAGCAGCGGGACAGAATTAAATAGAGCGTAAACTTAATTTCATGTTGCCACAATTCATTCGATTCATATGGGCTTAATAGTATTGTTCATTTTCCTGCATATTTAGGGGTGAAGTGTTCGTACCTGGTTATGTCTGGGGGGCATTAAGTCTGACTAATGAAATGACTCTATCCTCTGTGGCGTTTTAATCTATTCACTGCGAAAGTAATTGACAAGCCCACAGTATGTGCATTAGGATAGCTCCGGCACCAAAGGACAGCTGTCACTAAAgcaattaaaatgacaaaggtTAATTAATTCTCTCCAGTTTTTACCTGATATGAGGCATTCACAATGAGTGAGTTTTCATTTCCAGAGGAGTAATAGTGTTTTGAGGAGAGTAATTTATTTgtgatttcaaaaaaaaagaaaaaacaccagcCATTGTCTGATAGAGCCTTTAATATGTCAATACCTCACACAAAACTGTGCCCCAGGACAGCTTCAGCCCCAGATTTGAAATGAATTCTGCAGCAGGACATGATCTGAAATGACAAttgcttgctgtttttttaaagtaacataCCTATTATTTCCTCCGTAGCGGCGCAAACAAAATGTGATTCGTTTGTAAATGAGGCTCGTGAGGGTGTTTTAcactttaaacatttgaacaaacGTCCGTCTGTGAGTGGAGggggtgaaaataaaaaaaagctctacATTTGCGGCCTGGGGTCAAGCAGAAGAAAAACCAAGACGCAAATAATTACTATGCCAACCACCTCTGACACCACGAGAGCAGAACCCAAGAACTTTGTAATCCACCTAAATGTCAAAGCTACGTTCGCAGCCCTCCCTCCGTGTGAATCTCCACAGGCTGCCAAAAGGCCAGTGGTTAGTCATCTGTTtactcctgcagctgctgggtGTCATTGGGACTCTGAAGGAGAAATCCCATGATTCTCTCTGCCATTTCTGACAGCTCCCGCCCAGACCACATTAATCAGGGATTGTGGGCGAGCTAGGGGATAGACGGCAGGCATGAATGGCTCCGGCCCAGGACAACTGAACCGAGGGAGAAGATCTGGGCCCAAAGATAACTTAGGCGTCCGCACACTGCCGCCTCGCTTTCATTCACACGCATAGAGCTCGTTAAATTTCGTCGAGTTTTTCTCGTCGCCGGGTAAAATGGTGCTTtgaaaattaacataatttaaaaaatgttggctttaaAGCAGAGTTAAACGAATCCAACCTCTCCCACTTGTGCAAATTACTCCCTGTGAAAGAGATTTGCCGCTGGATTTAGGTTATTAGACATTTGAGATCGGTTTGAGTTTAATTTCCTGCGTTTTAATTAGATAACTCCACTATCTGCATCCCCTCTGTTTAATCATTAGATAGAgttgtattaaaagtaaaatcagagaTGTGAAAGTTAACAGGGAtcttaaagacaaaacaaaaaaccagaGCCTGCAGTCATTCCCTAAATGAttgacagatgttttaataaagCGACTAATTCTAGATTAAACAGCTCAGTCCAAGCTATTAATATTTCTAGATGCTAAGAGAGTTTTAAATCAGTAGTGTTTTTGAATTTAccatagatttttttcagtctcttaaCCCGTAATAACATGTCAAGGAGGCAACAAGCAATTTTACAAGACATGGCccagaaatgaacaaaaaaattaaaaagttataagaaaattacctgaaaattaacacacacaaaaaaacccaacaacaaacaagcaaacaaaactgTCTTTACAAAgtccatttatatatatatatatatatatatatatatatatatatatatatatataatttattttttctgtcacataattttaaatgtaattaattaattaattataaatatatatatatatatttttggacttttttttgctattgtcTGGATAATTTTTCTAATGatactcctctttttttttaaaaaaaaataattcaagtaattttcttgtcacctattatttttattttttgcaatttgcgggacatttcttgccaagatgatcattgccttctttcacAAGGTTAAACAGCCTGTTAAAGGTATCTGAATGCACCTCAAAAATACTGACgccgatccaggtttcagagggttaaacctacaataattgttttgttttgcaactttctgcaCAGAACAACAATctgtaaacactgacaaattaATGCCTCATAAAGCTGATATGGCTAGTGTGTTAgcttcttcttttatttacacttacagcaaacagagagaaacagtaGTGTGAATTAAGAGTTGTATTTCTGGCCACCTGGTAACTGGAAGTCGAATATTCACGCTCCTTTGCCTTCTTCCAGCTCCTGAGGGGAATATCTGCCTCTTTAGCTGCTGAATGCTCcattatgttcaccagctagtagCTAAAATTGTCAGCTGTTTGGTGCTGTGCAGGTAGCATACAGCCAGTTTATCAAGaagctttttctgtgtgtttttttaaaagctgctggaGAAAGTGCTGATGACAGCAGTTAGAGGGAATCAGTTAAGTTGTAGGctgcaaaaaccaaaacaacgaGCTGCAAGATGTTAAAATGCTCCGCACATGGTCGGCATTCGACATAGTCATTGGATACGTTTTTCAATGATCAGGCTGTATTTGTGACTACGTCTGCAGTTCACTGCCCTACAGACCATCCTCACTCACTGCAATGTTGGTCGGTTGTGACTGAAATTTAACCTTTTGATGTGTGTTCATTCTTGTGGCAAAATTTCctgtttcattgttgttttctgtgtttgctttCAGCAACTTCCGGGTAGACACAGTTTCACTCCCGCAGAGAACGCGCTAAAAGGCCAATACGAAGCTGCTTCTTCATGCTGcgtttgtatttttacacagaaccaaacaacagaggcaatcaagtttttttccaaatatgtgGACATTTAACAACGGCTCTTGCATAAAATTcttttggcctttcattcacacgACAACGCACAAAGGACCGTGGGTGCCTGCATCCTGTATATATAGACACCGTTTCGGCGTTGTTACTACGTCCCATGGCGGCTTAaagcgagacaactctgtctccCCATTCTGTGATTGTATCTTATATTCAGAGCGGCAAGACAGCATAACAGTGCGATATTCCCGCCCTGAACATGCAGTGTGAAAGAGgtcaaagagagacagagcaagGCAAGGAGGGGCTGAGCGAATCAATACACTGTGCATAGCTCTGCAATTAAATTGGATTGAACCTGTTTTAAATAGTCTAATTTACGGTGAAGTTGCAGTGATTGGAATAAATCACAGGGTCGCACAGAATTCACATGGATTGGTGAAATTTGATTTGGTCTACAGAATGCAGTAACTACAAGTTTAGCGCATTTTTGGTGTCATAGGTCAAATCATTGGCCAAGGTTTTAGGCATTTAAGTTACTTTATGTACTTAATAGGTGCATAATTACCCAAAACACATTTGTCTGGACAGTCAAAAAATCTTCGAAGCCTTTTGTCTCAGTTTCAGTGTAACTGCGGTTAGCCTTTGTAGAGCAGTGCGGATGTGGATTATTAGTCGGGCTTAAAAACAGTACACAACATGGTGCGTTGCTTTTGCCCTCAGACGACATCAGTCAGGGAACAGATCCATCTCTCAGTAGCTCTCACACCCAAACACTTTTGTGCCAGACTGTTTACACTTGTAAGATTATGTGCATAATGAGGCTGCATTGTCTCGGCAAAGTGCTGCTTTAGTTCTTTGAAGCTGAACAAACTGTCCCTGGCACATTTGGGTAGGGGTGGAGAGATATCAAAGTCATTTTATTGAGATGAAAGAACTGGCCCAAACAGCAATCTGAGACATTAGTCATTCCTTCTTCTCGGTGACAGAAACATGCTCTCAATTTACGAGTCAGGTGCTTCCAGTGATTTCTGCCAGCCTTGTTCCTCCACATCATAAATTCCTCTTTATGCTCACTCATCCCACAGGCAGACCCCTATTCTTTGGCCTGCCTTGTCACAAAATACACCCCATGTTGGCATATTGGATGTCGTCCAGGCTGCCATTAGCAGTTACTGTGTTGCGTATACCATAGCGTACACTGTGAAAGAGCACTGAATTTAAATAGACAGCAGTCATTGCGCCCCTAGGTGcacatttgtgcttttttccccttttttttaaacaggtttTCCAGCGGCACTTTAATTCGTTCTTTCTATGGTGTTGACTCTGCAGAGCTTCCACTTACACTGTGTTCATTTCGTCTAAATGCTTCACGTGGAGCCACTGGCTCCCAATTTATGTAATGAAGGTTTAATAGCCAATTGGAACATCCAATATCATTAACAGCCAGTGTTAGACtcatccagatttttttttttttgataagcaGAGGTGCGAGCGTTTGATAGGTGGAATGTGTGATTAGCACCTGCTGTTTAAtgcatttcctgtctgctctgaagCAAGAAACCACATTTTACCACATCTCACATTTTAACACCGTTTGTTCTGTTTCAGCCTCTGTTAGATGAAATTATCACTTCCCCGTCTCCTGCTTGTTCTAATAtcaatttttaaacactttgaaacacttttgaccttgttttttttaacatcatccaacactttttaaaaaatatataaatgattaCTCCAGAGTGTACGGATAGTTATTTTTGGATACTGCGGGGGCACTGTGGCACTGACACCTCTTACTACTGGCGGCTTGTCATGTTAGTGATGCAGCAGTTGAAATTTATTATACTGGACTTGTTGTAAGTCACAAAAAGGAGAGCAACGTGTAAATGACTAAAATGGAAATGCAGGAAAGAGGAAACAGGAGCACagttatgtttgatttttttaaagagcagcGTGTCTTTGTCGTCTTGTGTGTCTTTTGcaagatttatttgtttattgtgacATTTACTTGCTTCTGTTTGATTTGATTGGAGCCCCTTCATTGGTGTCatttactatagccttgaaaCTGCTAACACACAACACagaatttaaatagaaatacttttttcttctttgtctctgtctctgtctgtggcTTAATGAAGATCATTTTTGACAGCTGcattaacatgaaaatatagaTGGACATTATTCAGTTGTTTACCACATTCGGTTCATGCATGGACATGGACGAGATTCCGACAACAATATCAGAGAGGTATATTCAACAATCACACTGCAGAAAACAACACCACTCAAAATATGTTTGCTTTTTCCATTATGCCCTCTAATGCACGCTGACAGATTCGTCTTATTTGCATTGACATTTACGTGTTTGCAATGATTACCAGAGACTGATtggaaaagacagaaagcatGATTGAGACGGAAATACACTATCAACATAAACAACTAAATTAGCAGgagaaaacattaataaaattgTTTCTGGTCTTTGTGTGGAACCCacaatatttacataaatacaatCAGCATATTTTTACGGTTGGCTTGAGAATTTCCTTTCGATGTAAGCAGCTATGCATATAATATGAGTATTGCAAGCCTATAAATGCTTCCCTAAATGCTCTCATAATGACCTTGGGGTAGGTCTGTTCATTGGAGCAATATCAGTCTTGCGTCAAGGATATGTTAGCTGTAATAATGCCTGTCAACATCTCAAGTTTGAAGTGTCTTGAgtccattttcattcaaataatCTGGCATCGCTCAGGACCCGACTGCCTGTCTCTgcgtctttttttatttttttattttcgtcCTCGTCTGGTTGCGTGCTCACCCGGTGGGGAGGTAGGGGGTGTCACTGTGGTAGTTGTAGTCTGGACACACTTTCTGCACCAGCTTGTAGTCGGTGCTGTAGAAGGTGATGAAGATGCAGATGACTTTGAAGGGCTTGGAGCACAGCCAGGACACGTGGCTCTGCGTCTGCTCCTGCGGGCAGCTCTGCGAGGGGTCGTGGGCACACAGTGAGTTCCTGGTGCCCTTCTCCACCTTCTCGTACTCCACCCTGCAGTTGAACAGCTTGGTGTCCTTGGTCTCCAGAGccgtctgctgctgctgctgctgctgctggtgatggtggtggaactgctggtgctgctggtggaCCTGGAACTCCACAGCTTTGGTCGGTGGAACCAGTCCCACAGAGACGTTACCTTGACCTGTGGAGTTGTGACGGAAGTAGACGCTGAATGTCCCATTTCCGTGATCCACGATTTTACCAGTGATGAGAAGGTTGAGCTTCACCGTTTTGATGTTGGAATGGAAGTCGCCCCAACCGAACATCTTCTTGAACTTTCCGGTCTTGACGATGGGCCTCCTTTTCGTTCTGGATCGAGGGTCGCGCGGGTTGGAAGTGTTGTAAAGCCAGTTCCACTGCTCCTGTTTGGAGAACGTGTCCGCCTCGTCATAGTTTAGATCCAGAGAGGTGAAGTTCTCTTTGCCGTAGAGGGTCTGAGACAGCAGGCGGCTGATGGAGACAGCCTTGCTGCTTTCAGTCCAGTAGGTCTTCACTTTGGCTTTTGAGCTCTCTCTTAAATTAGAGTTTCTTGAGCTCGGTGAATCAGCACTGGTCACCTGCAAGAACAAATAcggacaaaattattattactgaaaaACTAGCATGACTATGAGGGACCATACTtccaaaaataaagtaatgttgatgaaatgtgcaaaatttcACACTCATGACCACTGAGGAATATTAAACTGTTCCAAGAAAACTGCAGCATCAGTCATAACAGAAAACACCAGAAAGACAACTTATGTTTACATTCAAGTGAAAAGTATCTTTCAGAATTATGACTTTTGTCCGTCAAAAACAAGAGAGCAAACTGTTTGATGTTATTTAACCAAGTGCATGATGAAGAATGTTTCCAAATAACACAGGTTTCATAATGCTGGTTTCCTAATCTTTACAAGTAATTTGAACTCAAACTGCAACGATTCCCAGTTTTAACCTTTGGTCAGTTTTATGCCTGAACTAAACCTAACCTCAACCATAATATTATCTGATTATAAAACTCAGCCGGCACTGGATGTCAGTTTGATGTCTTGAAGGTGCTGGACTCTTGTGTAGGacaaatgttaaattttgattgAAATGAAAATCGGGCTGACGATATTTCAAATGTCTAACAGTGTTAGAATTTCACAGTGTGGATGTCGGGTTTTGTTCTCCATGCCTGCGTCAAGGTGATGTTGGCATTAGACATTTGAAAGATGTTAGATTTGATTACTTAACAACACACCTTAAAAACCAACATATTATCAATGTAATATGTcgtttgtattttatgtcagaTTGGTGGTCAGCTGGGAAGGCATAGACAAACAATATCGTCATGCCGATAGGGCCGTCACattattctgcaaaataaatgaatcctttaaaaaatgagagtATCGTGCAGCCTTGGTGGAACAGACCAGTGTCAAACCTTTCAACAAATTAGTTCCAGTGCAGAAATAAATGGTCTTCATTTTGCGAGCCAGATAGTAGATGTGTGTTGAAATAGTTTGGTGGATGTAGCGTGTCCGACTTTCATGTGATAGATCAGAAATGCGTCTTGTAGCAGCCCAATGATCAGCgttccctaaccctaaccttgtATCGTCCGGGTTTCTG contains:
- the LOC121946209 gene encoding neurexophilin 1, with protein sequence MRGDAPQRGMKTSCLWAAALLLSVISLVTSADSPSSRNSNLRESSKAKVKTYWTESSKAVSISRLLSQTLYGKENFTSLDLNYDEADTFSKQEQWNWLYNTSNPRDPRSRTKRRPIVKTGKFKKMFGWGDFHSNIKTVKLNLLITGKIVDHGNGTFSVYFRHNSTGQGNVSVGLVPPTKAVEFQVHQQHQQFHHHHQQQQQQQQTALETKDTKLFNCRVEYEKVEKGTRNSLCAHDPSQSCPQEQTQSHVSWLCSKPFKVICIFITFYSTDYKLVQKVCPDYNYHSDTPYLPTG